The sequence GCTCGAACGCTGCGCTGGTTTGAGTGATGTCGTTCGTGAGCTCGTCGAGGGTGAACCCGACGGCGAGCTTGGCCGCAATCTTCGCGATGGGGTAGCCGGTAGCTTTGCTGGCCAAGGCACTCGAACGCGAGACGCGTGGGTTCATCTCGATCACGAGCAGTCGCCCGGTCGCCGGATCGAGCGCGAACTGCACGTTGCTGCCACCCGTCTCCACGCCGATCTCGTTCATCACGCGGCGTGCGGCATCGCGCATCAACTGGTACTCGCGATCCGTCAGGGTCATGGCCGGCGCCACGGTGATCGAGTCCCCGGTGTGCACGCCCATGGGGTCGACGTTCTCGATGGTGCATACGACGATGAAGTTGTCGTTCTTGTCGCGAATGACCTCGAGCTCGAACTCCTTCCAGCCCAGAACGCTTTCCTCGATGAGCACTTGATGGGTCGGCGACTGGGCCAGGGCCCACTCGATGCGGCTGGCAAGCTCCGTTTCGTCTTGCACCACGCCTCCCCCCGAGCCCCCCAAGGTAAAGCTGGGGCGCAGGATCAAGGGGAATCCGGCGCGCTCGGCAAAGGCTCGCGCTTCTTCCACGCTGCTCACATGGGCGGACAGGGGACAGGAGAGGCCCACCCGCGCCATCGCGTCCTTGAACAGCTGACGATCCTCGGCCTTGCGGATGGCATCGATGCTCGCTCCGATCAACTCGACGCCATGCCGACTGAGAACGCCGCGCTCGTGCAAGTCGATCGCCAGGTTCAGCGCCGTTTGTCCGCCCAAGGTCGGCAGCAGGGCGTCGGGGCGCTCCCGCTCGATGATCGCGCTCAAGTTCGGAACGTCCAGCGGCTCCACGTAGGTGCGTCGCACCAATTCGGGGTCCGTCATGATCGTGGCGGGGTTGGAGTTGACCAGCACCACGTCGTAGCCGAGCCCAACCAGCGCCTTCGCGCCCTGGGTACCCGAGTAGTCGAACTCGCACGCCTGCCCGATGACGATGGGGCCGGAGCCAATCAGCAGGATCTTGTTGATGTCTTCGCGTCTAGGCATGGGCAGAAAGGCGCGTAGACCAAATGCAGTCAGCCAGCAACGCCCCGCTGGCAGAGCCGCGAAACGGGTGCCTGGGGGCCCGGACTTTCGCCCCATCCCACGTCGCGGTATGACTGGGACCATGTCGGGGATGTCACGAAGACTGGGCCGCTGCTGGGTGTTGCTCGGCTTCTTGCTGCTGTTTTCACTGAGTGCTGGAGCACAGACCGCGGACGAACGCGCCCGCCAACATTTCGAATCGGGCGTGGCGTACCTGCAAGAGAGCGACTACGACAACGCGCTCCGAGCTTTCGAGAAGGCCTATGAGCTTTCGAAGCGTCACGAGATCTTGCTCAACATCGCCACGGTGCACGAGCGCACCGGCGAACTCGGCAAGGCCATCACGGCGCTGGAGAAGTTTCTGAGCTTGGTGCCCGATGGTGAACACACCGCCACGGTGCAGACCCGGCTCGAGAACCTGCGCCGCCGTGAAGCGGCCAAGACCGAAGCGACGCCGGAGCCCGCTCGACCCGTGCCGGCACCACCGCCCGCGAAGCAGGAGTCCGCACCGGCACCGGCGCCGCCACCGCCGCCTCCTCCTCCCAATCGAGTCCCAGCTTTGGTGGCCTTCGGCGTGGGTGCCATCGCCGCAGGAGGCGCGGTAGTGACGGGCATCATGGCTCAGGGCGAGTACGACGACGCGAAGAGCAGCTGCAAGACGAGCTGCAGCGACGACGAACTCTCGACCGGGCGATCCTTGGCGCTCACGAGCACCGTGTTGACGGGCGTCGCGATTATCGGCGCGGGAGTAGGGGCCGTGTTGTGGTTCGGCGCGGACAGCAGCCAGACCGGCGACGCCCGCGCCCCCGCGCGACGCTTGGGCGTTCGAGTCGGTCCTGGCAGCGCCCACGCCGTCTGGCGATTCTGATCATGCGCTGGCCGGCCCTTGCCCTCGCCGTTTCCACTTCTGGGGCGCTTTCTTCCTGCGCCCTGGTCCTGGACTTCGACGACCTGACGAAGGGCGACGGCCGAGTGAAATGCACCACCAATGCCGGCTGCGACGACGGCAACCCGTGCACCGAGGACAACTGCGACGGCGCGACGGGGTTCTGCGAGTTCACTCCGCACGTGCTGGTTCGAGTCGGTCAACGCAGCACCCTGAGCGGTGACATCGGGCGCGCGTTCCGTCTGTCGATGACCGCGACCGGCACTCGCTACTTTCTATCGGTTTTCTACGAAACCCCGAGCAAGACGCGAGAAGTCGGATTGTATCACTGGGACGTCGGCGCGCTGGACGCCTCGAGCGTAGAGACGCCGCCCCTATCCCAGCGCACCAACCTGGTGCTCACGAATCCCGCCAGCCTGGCGTCACTGGTGACCAGCGACACTACGCCGCCAGCGATCCACGCCTACGTTGCGGCGGGCCAGCCTCCGACGGTGTTTCACCTGGTGATGGATGAAGCGCTCGCGCTGCAGCAGGAGTCGCGCCAGGCGGAGACGGATTCGAGCTACGACGCCAGTTCCGCGACGCGCGGCCCGGTCGCGTGGCGCACCGACTCTGGCGTTTGGGGCGCATGGATCACGCCTTCGGGAGGCATCTTCATCCACGGCGGCAACGCACCCATTCCGGCAGGCACTCCGCCAACGATCACGCCTTCACCGGGCGCGACGCTCTTGGCGCCGCTGGGCGCGACGACGGTGCCCGGCGTGACCTGGATGTCGGATGCCGGCTCCTTTGCGCGCCTGCAAAACGGTGCGGGGGATCTGATGCTGTCGGAGTGCCATGCTCAGGGCACACCGGTGAGTCTGGGCAGCGCACCGTTCGTGTTCCAAAACGGTTGGCTGACGATCTGGACGCGGGACGAAGGAGCTGCCGGACCCACCCTCGAGTCCGGACTGGTCGCATGTGATGACAGCGGGAGTTGCACCCAACCTACCCCCAACTGCAGCAACGACCCATCCCCCACCCGCCCCGGCGTGCGTAACGCGACGCTGCAGTTCTTCAAACGCGAGAGCAAACCGTCGTCGGGGTATCAGTTCGCGGCGCTGCCCGAAGTGGACGCCGCGCGCCAGGAAGGCGCGATGAGGATACGTCTGCGAGAGATTGACGTCGGCAGCAGCACGTCCACGGAGCTGGAGCTGCGCGAAATCTCGCGCACGAAGCTCGGGGGAGGCGCCGCGGGTCCGGACTGGCCGGTCGTGGGCGTCGCCCGAGAGGGTGAGCTCTCCGTCGCTTGGATCGAGCCCGGTGCGGACGCCCGGGACGTCGTGCAGTGGGAGCGCTATCGCGTGTGCTACCCCGACGCTTCGCCCTGACCCATCGCCTCGCCGGTCCAGGCGCGCCGACGGTGACTCACCTGCGGCAACCTGAGTATCTTGGGGATTTGTGGGGTTTGCGGCGGCGATCTTGACGACGCCCGACCTGTCTGTCATTTACCGCGACCCCCGGCCTTCGCTCGGCCCCGCCGGTCTCTCACAGGCCGCCCGGGTGCTGCCGGGAATCGGAAGACTTTCTTCCACCCAACCCAACGGAGCCAACCATGCCCAAGATGAAAACGAACCGCGCCGCGGCCAAGCGCTTCAAAGTGACTGGCAGCGGTCGAGTGCGTCGCCCCAAGGCGGGCGGTCAGCACTGCATGAACGGAAAATCACGCAAGCGCCGTCGTCGCCTGCGAGACAACGATATGGTCGCCCCCGCGCTGCAAGAGCGCGTGAAGATCATGCTGCCCTACGGCTGAAGGACGGAGGAAGCAGATGTCTCGCGTAAAACGAGGAAAGAACACCCACGCGCGCCACAAGCGCGTGCTGAATCAGACCGAGGGCTTCTGGGGCGGAAGGAAGAACCGCTACCGCCAGGCGATTCGCGTCCTGTTCAAGAGCTGGCAGTACGCCTACGTCGGTCGCAAGCTGAAGAAGCGCGACTTCCGCCGCTTGTGGATCACGCGCATCAACGCTGCGTGCCGCATGAACGGCACGACGTACTCGCGACTGATGGGCGCGCTGAAGAAGAGCGGTGTCGAGCTCGATCGCAAGGTGCTGGCGGACATGGCCATCAACGACCAAGCCGCTTTCAAGCAGCTCACCACGCTGGCAACTCAAGCCAGCAACTGAGCCTCGACGTAGCCAACGAAGACCCGGTGGCCTCGGTCATCGGGTCTCGTCGTTTTGTGGGGCGCGCGCCGGCATTTTCAACGCGCCCTTCGCGCGCTAGGGTGCTGCCGTGACCGACGCTGCCACGGAGATTGAAAGCGGCCTCGTCGCCTTCGGCGAGCGCTTCCGCGAGACTTTTGCCCGCTGCCCCGACGAGGCCGCACTGCGCCAAGCCAAGGCAGAAATCCTGGGCAAGAAGGGCGAGCTCACGGCTCTGCTGAAGCGCATGGGCGAGGTGCCGGGCGACAAGCGAAAGGCCATCGGCGAGCTGGTCAACGGTACGAAGTCGGCGGTGGAGACGGCCTTCGAGGCCCGCCTCGCCGCCCTGCAGGCCGCCAAGAAGCAGGCCGACCTGCAGGCGAGCCCCTTCGACCTGAGCCTGCCGGGTCGAGTACCCGCACCCCGCGGCCATTTGCACCCTCTCTCCAGCGTGCTGGACGAGGTCCTCGACGTCTTCCGCAGCTTGGGCTTCGAAGTGGCGTGGGGACCCGAGGTCGAACTGGAGGCGAACAACTTCGAGAAGCTCGCCTTTCCTCCCGATCACCCAGCGACGGACATGCAGGACAGCTTCTGGGTACGTGTCGCGGGCGCCGAGGACGCGCGTGTCCTGCTGCGTACCCACACCAGCAACGTGCAGGTGCGAGAGATGTCGACGCGCCGTCCACCCATGGCGGTCGTCAGCGGCGGGCCCGTGTACCGCCGGGACGACGACATCACGCACTCGCCGATGTTCCACCAGATCGAGGGGTTTCTCGTTGCGGAGCGCGTGAGCTTCGCCGAGCTGAAGGGTGTGCTCACCGCCTTCGCGGAACGCCTGTACGGACCAGGAACGCCGGTGCGCTTTCGTCCAAGCTACTTTCCCTTCGTCGAA comes from Polyangiaceae bacterium and encodes:
- the rpmI gene encoding 50S ribosomal protein L35, with product MPKMKTNRAAAKRFKVTGSGRVRRPKAGGQHCMNGKSRKRRRRLRDNDMVAPALQERVKIMLPYG
- the rplT gene encoding 50S ribosomal protein L20; the encoded protein is MSRVKRGKNTHARHKRVLNQTEGFWGGRKNRYRQAIRVLFKSWQYAYVGRKLKKRDFRRLWITRINAACRMNGTTYSRLMGALKKSGVELDRKVLADMAINDQAAFKQLTTLATQASN
- the pheS gene encoding phenylalanine--tRNA ligase subunit alpha; translated protein: MTDAATEIESGLVAFGERFRETFARCPDEAALRQAKAEILGKKGELTALLKRMGEVPGDKRKAIGELVNGTKSAVETAFEARLAALQAAKKQADLQASPFDLSLPGRVPAPRGHLHPLSSVLDEVLDVFRSLGFEVAWGPEVELEANNFEKLAFPPDHPATDMQDSFWVRVAGAEDARVLLRTHTSNVQVREMSTRRPPMAVVSGGPVYRRDDDITHSPMFHQIEGFLVAERVSFAELKGVLTAFAERLYGPGTPVRFRPSYFPFVEPGAELDIGCVFCKPDDGSRASCRVCKGTGWLEILGCGMIHPEVFEHCGIDPERYTGFAFGLGVERVAMLRYQIPNIRLFFENDPRFLAQF
- a CDS encoding tetratricopeptide repeat protein, translated to MSGMSRRLGRCWVLLGFLLLFSLSAGAQTADERARQHFESGVAYLQESDYDNALRAFEKAYELSKRHEILLNIATVHERTGELGKAITALEKFLSLVPDGEHTATVQTRLENLRRREAAKTEATPEPARPVPAPPPAKQESAPAPAPPPPPPPPNRVPALVAFGVGAIAAGGAVVTGIMAQGEYDDAKSSCKTSCSDDELSTGRSLALTSTVLTGVAIIGAGVGAVLWFGADSSQTGDARAPARRLGVRVGPGSAHAVWRF